A stretch of Faecalibacterium duncaniae DNA encodes these proteins:
- a CDS encoding peptidylprolyl isomerase encodes MVRITMEDGGIIDIELNEEVAPITCENFKKLVSEGFYNGLTFHRVIPGFMIQGGCPLGNGTGGPGWNIKGEFAANGVNNPIKHTRGVISMARSMNPNSAGSQFFIMHKDAPHLDGQYAAFGKVVAGMEVVDKIASVRTDWNDKPTTPVKMKTVELIEG; translated from the coding sequence ATGGTTCGCATTACTATGGAAGACGGCGGCATCATCGACATTGAGCTGAATGAGGAAGTCGCCCCCATCACCTGTGAGAATTTCAAGAAGCTGGTCAGCGAGGGCTTCTATAACGGCCTGACCTTCCACCGTGTCATCCCCGGCTTTATGATCCAGGGCGGCTGCCCGCTGGGCAACGGCACCGGCGGCCCGGGCTGGAACATCAAGGGCGAGTTCGCTGCAAACGGTGTGAACAACCCCATCAAGCATACCCGCGGCGTGATCAGCATGGCCCGCAGCATGAACCCCAACAGCGCCGGCAGCCAGTTCTTCATCATGCACAAGGACGCTCCCCATCTGGACGGCCAGTATGCCGCTTTCGGCAAGGTCGTTGCTGGAATGGAGGTCGTGGATAAGATCGCTTCCGTCCGCACCGACTGGAACGATAAGCCCACCACCCCCGTCAAGATGAAGACAGTTGAGCTCATCGAGGGCTGA
- a CDS encoding TIGR03915 family putative DNA repair protein, which yields MSGQSPVSPARKLHDADVVYLYDGSFEGFLCCVFESFAQHELPFAIWTPERETATLYPVKEIPTDRAKARRVFASFRAKLGEETEFLVTRDFLSGWEDKELRIIRFLHLAFALGPGTVKRRGHPEVAPLYQMKQSLDWEVDKFQGFVRFQEHDGMLGAVIHPKNYILPLLRGHFCARFPEENFLIYDAVHQAVLLYQNHKAQLMELAEPLTLPPPDEKEQQFQELWRQFYKTLEIKARHNEKGRMTHCPKRFWADMTEMKEELK from the coding sequence ATGTCTGGCCAGAGCCCTGTAAGCCCTGCCCGGAAGCTCCACGATGCCGACGTGGTCTACCTCTATGATGGCAGCTTCGAGGGCTTTCTCTGCTGTGTGTTTGAGAGCTTTGCCCAGCATGAGCTGCCCTTCGCGATCTGGACTCCGGAGCGGGAGACGGCTACCCTCTACCCTGTGAAGGAGATCCCCACTGACCGCGCAAAGGCCCGGCGGGTCTTTGCCAGCTTCCGCGCCAAGCTGGGCGAAGAGACGGAATTCCTCGTCACCCGGGATTTTCTCTCGGGCTGGGAGGATAAGGAGCTGCGGATCATCCGATTTCTGCATCTGGCCTTTGCGCTGGGGCCAGGCACCGTCAAGCGGCGGGGTCACCCGGAGGTGGCTCCGCTCTACCAGATGAAGCAGAGCCTGGACTGGGAAGTGGACAAGTTTCAGGGCTTTGTCCGTTTTCAGGAGCACGATGGGATGCTGGGTGCAGTCATCCACCCCAAAAACTATATCCTACCCCTCCTGCGCGGGCATTTCTGTGCCCGCTTCCCGGAGGAGAACTTCCTGATCTATGATGCTGTCCATCAGGCGGTGCTGCTGTACCAGAACCACAAGGCTCAGCTCATGGAGCTGGCCGAACCCCTCACCCTGCCCCCACCTGATGAAAAGGAGCAGCAGTTTCAGGAGCTCTGGCGGCAGTTCTACAAAACGCTGGAGATCAAGGCCCGCCACAACGAAAAGGGCCGTATGACCCACTGCCCCAAACGCTTTTGGGCGGATATGACCGAAATGAAAGAGGAATTGAAATGA
- a CDS encoding putative DNA modification/repair radical SAM protein, with amino-acid sequence MEQSLMDKLTILADSAKYDVACTSSGASRAAGAGGVGSCYAPGCCHAFTADGRCVSLLKVLMTNCCSFDCSYCVNRKSNDVPRATFTPRELAELTIEFYRRNYIEGLFLSSAVLVSPDYTTERMLAVLRLLRGEYRFGGYIHAKAIPGTSPELLEQLGFLADRLSVNIELPSERSLNLLAPDKGRHSIFRPMKQIAVEGAANREEVALYRKAPRFAPAGQSTQMIVGASPETDYHILQLTEGLYNKYHLKRVFYSAYIPVTEDTRLPALDTKPPLLREHRLYQADWLLRFYEFKAEELLDRDNPNFNPYLDPKCNWAVQHYGLFPVDVNRAPFEMLLRVPGIGPKSARRIWHARKQAALGLDELKRMGVVLKRAQYFITCRGFAGAHPGRGSAGRERITRALIDPNVFSGGVEQLSMFSPPAVDRLVEQGVPPRTAQKMVREEAVQCLARAL; translated from the coding sequence ATGGAACAGAGCCTGATGGATAAGCTGACGATCCTGGCGGACAGCGCAAAATATGATGTGGCCTGTACCTCCAGCGGTGCTTCCAGGGCAGCAGGAGCGGGCGGGGTCGGCAGCTGTTACGCCCCGGGATGCTGCCACGCCTTTACTGCCGATGGCCGCTGTGTCAGCCTGCTGAAGGTGCTGATGACCAACTGCTGCTCCTTCGATTGCAGCTACTGCGTCAACCGCAAGTCCAACGATGTGCCCCGGGCCACCTTCACCCCCCGGGAGCTGGCCGAGCTGACCATTGAATTCTACCGCCGCAACTACATCGAGGGTCTGTTCCTTTCCAGTGCCGTGCTGGTGAGCCCGGACTATACCACCGAGCGGATGCTGGCGGTTCTGCGCCTGCTGCGGGGGGAGTACCGTTTCGGCGGCTACATCCACGCCAAGGCCATTCCCGGCACCAGCCCGGAGCTGCTGGAACAGCTGGGCTTTCTGGCCGACCGCCTGAGTGTGAACATTGAGCTGCCCAGTGAGCGCAGCCTGAACCTGCTGGCTCCGGACAAAGGGCGGCACTCCATTTTCCGGCCCATGAAGCAGATCGCGGTGGAGGGGGCCGCCAACCGGGAAGAGGTGGCGCTCTACCGCAAGGCCCCCAGATTTGCCCCGGCGGGCCAGAGCACCCAGATGATCGTGGGTGCTTCCCCGGAAACGGATTATCACATCCTGCAATTAACGGAAGGATTATATAATAAGTATCACCTGAAACGGGTATTTTACTCCGCCTACATCCCTGTGACCGAGGACACCCGCCTGCCCGCGCTGGACACCAAGCCGCCGCTGCTGCGGGAGCATCGGCTCTATCAGGCAGACTGGCTGCTCCGCTTTTACGAGTTCAAGGCAGAGGAACTTCTGGACAGGGACAACCCCAACTTCAACCCCTATCTGGACCCCAAGTGCAACTGGGCGGTGCAGCATTACGGGCTGTTCCCGGTGGACGTGAACCGCGCCCCCTTTGAGATGCTGCTGCGGGTGCCGGGTATCGGCCCCAAGAGCGCCCGGCGCATCTGGCACGCCCGCAAACAGGCCGCGCTGGGGCTGGACGAGCTCAAGCGGATGGGCGTGGTGCTCAAGCGGGCACAGTATTTCATCACCTGCCGGGGCTTTGCGGGGGCGCACCCGGGCCGCGGCAGCGCCGGGCGGGAGCGCATCACCCGGGCGCTCATCGACCCCAACGTATTCAGCGGCGGGGTGGAGCAGCTGAGCATGTTCAGCCCGCCCGCCGTGGATCGGCTGGTGGAGCAGGGCGTGCCGCCCCGCACAGCCCAGAAAATGGTGCGGGAGGAGGCAGTGCAATGTCTGGCCAGAGCCCTGTAA
- a CDS encoding LexA family protein → MSFPELLRQCRKQKHMSQAELASLLGVTQQAVGKWESGKSSPDPTTVAKLAEILDTTADYLLGLFDPTAEGQTEERFFGSYVYSLIPVIGTVKAGYGALAYEEDYGKEYARVKDPSSYFYLVVRGDSMEPRIHDGDLALVHRQDTLENGDLGVLIYGDEGEGTLKRYLQRGNCVVLQPFNPAYKEMVIKGEELNHLHIAGRVVETKAKW, encoded by the coding sequence ATGTCGTTTCCGGAGCTGTTACGGCAATGCCGAAAGCAAAAGCACATGAGCCAGGCGGAGCTTGCTTCCCTGTTGGGTGTGACCCAGCAGGCCGTGGGCAAATGGGAGAGCGGAAAGAGCTCCCCGGACCCCACCACCGTGGCAAAGCTGGCGGAGATCCTGGACACGACCGCGGACTATCTGTTGGGTCTGTTCGACCCCACCGCGGAGGGCCAGACCGAAGAGCGCTTCTTCGGCAGCTATGTGTACAGCCTGATCCCTGTCATCGGCACGGTCAAGGCGGGCTACGGCGCGCTGGCCTATGAGGAAGACTACGGCAAGGAGTATGCCCGGGTCAAGGACCCTTCCAGCTACTTCTATCTCGTTGTGCGCGGCGACAGCATGGAGCCCCGCATCCACGATGGTGACCTTGCCCTGGTGCACCGTCAGGACACGCTGGAAAACGGCGACCTGGGCGTGTTGATCTACGGCGACGAGGGCGAGGGTACCCTCAAGCGCTACCTCCAGCGCGGCAACTGCGTGGTGCTGCAGCCCTTCAACCCGGCCTATAAGGAAATGGTCATCAAGGGCGAGGAGCTCAACCACCTGCACATTGCAGGCCGTGTGGTGGAGACCAAGGCGAAGTGGTAA
- a CDS encoding TraX family protein, whose product MTALSPRCSFSGTALKTIACITMLVDHIGASCIEAGLLLPELETGEVSGGAWNQISLYQLDRVLRFTGRLAFPIFCFLLVEGFVHTHDVKKYVRRLFLFALISEVPFDLAFFRTPFALDHQNVYWTLALGVLAMAGLKHFEKPDGSASWKGLLCAAGCTLAALLACTDYDGSGVLIICALYLTRGDRKRQCIVGALLFLFELTAPLAFVLVWFYNGQRGACSPLQKKAFYWFYPVHLSVLAAVTNLIL is encoded by the coding sequence ATGACCGCACTTTCCCCGCGCTGCAGTTTCAGCGGCACCGCTCTTAAAACCATTGCCTGCATCACCATGCTGGTGGACCACATCGGCGCGTCCTGTATCGAGGCAGGCCTTTTGCTGCCGGAGCTGGAAACGGGAGAAGTTTCCGGTGGCGCATGGAATCAGATTTCGTTGTATCAGCTGGACAGAGTCCTGCGCTTCACCGGACGGCTGGCTTTTCCCATCTTCTGTTTTTTGCTGGTGGAGGGCTTTGTACATACCCACGATGTGAAAAAATACGTCCGGAGGCTGTTCCTGTTTGCCCTCATCAGTGAGGTGCCCTTTGACCTTGCGTTTTTCCGCACGCCCTTTGCACTGGACCATCAGAATGTTTACTGGACGCTGGCGCTGGGCGTGCTGGCCATGGCAGGTCTGAAGCATTTTGAAAAGCCGGACGGCTCTGCCAGCTGGAAAGGGCTCTTGTGTGCGGCAGGCTGCACGCTTGCGGCGCTTCTGGCTTGTACGGACTACGACGGTAGCGGTGTGCTCATCATCTGTGCGCTGTACCTGACCCGTGGCGACCGCAAGCGGCAGTGCATCGTGGGAGCGCTGCTGTTTTTGTTCGAGCTCACCGCCCCGCTGGCTTTTGTGCTGGTCTGGTTCTACAACGGGCAGCGGGGCGCGTGCAGTCCGCTGCAAAAGAAGGCTTTTTACTGGTTCTACCCCGTGCACCTGAGCGTGCTGGCTGCGGTGACGAATCTGATCTTGTAA
- a CDS encoding LysR family transcriptional regulator encodes MTLFSYEIFDAVARQGSFNKAAQQLHLTPSAISHAIAVMEAELGFTLFNRGKNGVTMTSYGASLYPSIRAVLNSDEALQQSIARLNGLEKGKVKLGAFNSICSGLLPSILKGFMAHYPQIEVEVYQGTYDDVKEWLRTGQVDIAFLSNNCREEFVLTELFHEPLLCITPMDWPEPPNGVMTPALMNGQNFVVQWDATDAEMRQFLKKYSLSTERRCHVIDDQSNIAMVEAGLGISIMPRMLLRNCTAAVKIYPIEPEEDRVVGLAVQRPTAMAPAVEQMFHHIVEYCKDLD; translated from the coding sequence ATGACGCTGTTTTCTTATGAGATTTTCGACGCAGTTGCACGGCAGGGCAGCTTTAACAAGGCGGCTCAGCAGCTGCATCTGACCCCCTCAGCCATCAGCCACGCCATCGCCGTAATGGAGGCTGAGCTGGGCTTTACCTTATTCAATCGCGGCAAAAACGGCGTTACCATGACCAGCTACGGCGCTTCGCTGTACCCCTCCATCCGTGCGGTGCTGAACAGCGACGAGGCCCTGCAGCAGAGCATTGCCCGCCTGAACGGCCTGGAAAAGGGCAAGGTCAAGTTGGGTGCCTTCAACTCGATCTGCTCCGGGCTGCTGCCCAGCATCCTCAAGGGCTTTATGGCCCACTACCCCCAGATCGAAGTCGAGGTCTATCAGGGCACCTACGATGATGTCAAGGAGTGGCTGCGCACCGGTCAGGTGGACATTGCCTTCCTCTCCAACAACTGCCGGGAGGAGTTTGTTCTGACCGAGCTGTTCCACGAGCCGCTGCTCTGCATCACCCCCATGGACTGGCCCGAGCCGCCCAACGGCGTGATGACCCCCGCCCTGATGAACGGGCAGAACTTTGTGGTGCAGTGGGATGCCACCGACGCGGAGATGCGTCAGTTCCTCAAGAAGTATTCCCTCTCAACGGAGCGCCGCTGCCATGTCATCGACGACCAGTCGAACATTGCCATGGTCGAGGCAGGCCTGGGTATTTCCATCATGCCCCGGATGCTGCTGCGCAACTGCACGGCAGCAGTCAAGATCTACCCCATCGAGCCCGAAGAGGACCGCGTGGTGGGTCTGGCCGTCCAGCGCCCCACCGCCATGGCTCCCGCCGTGGAGCAGATGTTCCACCACATCGTGGAGTACTGCAAGGATCTGGACTGA
- a CDS encoding lipase family protein, with product MDRRSFCKVLGFAAGSTLLPGLMVQAAGQSSVGHAVPDGRYTIGIRSDLSGCDLTHAFYYSDSFFAHPATQYDHQLALATLGLVCAAANTVASDAEYWVNGSVGREAHIAAAYEALGFEDALFYNYDLDTGRAGDFVGYSLARKTLTLNGQRTTLVALVLRGGGYGGEWASNFHTGDTSAHTGFVTPVAAVFASLKAYLARAGQGGTFKLWLGGYSRGSIIANLLAAKIARELPQLGRENIYAYGFAVPAALTAADRPDLQQDFDANHAPDGTLLENWPESNIFSIISSGDAVARVLPAAWGYHRNGCDRFLPATRNAEELADLDALGAAFGPTPLVISSLATAEDTSALIDIVAKFCVSRENFHQKYEAAIMDMIQCAFIRSEKEVVDGYILSDGEIVERLQSLSHMKEIDYWQIVGSVWAASTMSRPILERYGQNVPLLARQILIPVLAVGLCYGIETDVVQMVAQYIIRLLTARGELDSVLRAAFCHHPENYISLMEYYAPEEHGMEPFTRK from the coding sequence ATGGATCGAAGAAGTTTTTGCAAGGTGCTGGGGTTTGCGGCCGGCAGCACTTTGCTGCCCGGGCTGATGGTCCAGGCCGCCGGGCAGAGTTCCGTGGGCCATGCAGTGCCGGATGGCCGCTACACCATCGGCATCCGCAGCGACCTGAGCGGCTGTGACCTGACCCACGCGTTCTATTATTCCGACAGCTTTTTCGCCCACCCGGCCACCCAATATGACCACCAGCTGGCGCTGGCAACGCTGGGTCTGGTCTGCGCTGCGGCCAACACCGTGGCCAGCGATGCGGAATACTGGGTCAACGGCTCTGTGGGGCGGGAAGCCCACATTGCCGCCGCCTACGAGGCCCTGGGCTTTGAGGACGCGCTGTTCTACAATTACGATCTCGACACCGGCCGGGCCGGAGACTTTGTGGGCTACTCGCTGGCCCGCAAGACCCTGACCCTGAACGGCCAGCGTACCACCCTTGTGGCGCTTGTCCTGCGGGGCGGCGGCTATGGCGGCGAGTGGGCCAGCAACTTCCACACAGGTGATACCAGCGCGCACACCGGTTTTGTCACGCCTGTGGCGGCGGTGTTTGCGTCCCTCAAGGCCTATCTGGCCCGGGCAGGGCAGGGCGGCACCTTCAAGCTCTGGCTGGGCGGCTACAGCCGCGGTTCCATCATTGCAAATCTGCTGGCGGCAAAGATCGCCCGGGAGCTGCCCCAGCTGGGGCGGGAGAACATCTATGCCTACGGCTTTGCGGTGCCTGCGGCCCTGACTGCCGCCGACCGGCCTGACCTGCAGCAGGATTTCGATGCCAATCACGCCCCGGACGGAACCCTGCTGGAAAACTGGCCCGAGAGCAACATCTTCAGCATCATTTCCAGCGGCGACGCGGTGGCCCGGGTGCTGCCCGCTGCCTGGGGCTACCACCGCAACGGCTGCGACCGCTTTCTGCCCGCCACCCGGAATGCCGAAGAGCTGGCCGACCTGGACGCACTGGGGGCGGCATTCGGCCCCACGCCGCTGGTGATCAGCAGTCTTGCCACCGCCGAGGACACCAGTGCCCTCATCGACATCGTGGCCAAGTTCTGCGTTTCCCGGGAAAATTTCCACCAGAAATACGAAGCCGCCATCATGGACATGATCCAGTGTGCCTTTATCCGCTCCGAAAAAGAGGTGGTCGATGGCTACATCCTCAGCGACGGTGAGATCGTGGAGCGGCTGCAGAGCCTTTCCCACATGAAAGAGATCGATTACTGGCAGATCGTGGGCAGCGTCTGGGCCGCCTCCACCATGAGCCGCCCCATCCTTGAGCGGTACGGCCAGAACGTGCCCCTGCTGGCCCGGCAGATCCTTATCCCGGTGCTGGCGGTCGGCCTGTGCTACGGCATTGAGACCGATGTGGTGCAGATGGTGGCCCAGTACATCATCCGCCTGCTCACCGCCCGGGGCGAGCTGGACAGCGTTCTGCGCGCGGCGTTCTGCCACCACCCGGAAAACTACATTTCCCTGATGGAATACTACGCCCCCGAGGAGCACGGTATGGAGCCCTTTACCCGAAAGTGA
- a CDS encoding sodium-dependent transporter, producing the protein METQHKRSAFSGKLGFVLSAAGASVGLGNIWRFPYLAAKYGGGIFLLIYILLAVTFGYTMIIAETALGRMTRKSPVGAYSHFGKGKGLAFGGWINAVIPILIVPYYSVIGGWVIHYLAQYLTGHGSALASDGYFSGFISNGLLAEIAFLLFTFITLGIIFAGVRNGVERVSKVMMPVLVVLSVVIAVYSVTRPGALAGVKYFLVPNPANFSWMTVVSAMGQMFYSLSIAMGILVTFGSYMKKNVSIEQSTENVEIFDTAIAIMAGLMIIPAVFAFSGGDPDTLQAGPALMFITIPKVFASMGMGTAVGVLFFVLVLFAALTSSIALTESAVSTFEDELGWDRTRSTILIGCIMITLGSLSALGYGPLASVTVFGMQFLDFFDFLTNSVMMPIAAIATCLLVSRIVGVEKIEEEVTREGQPFRRKPVFNFMLRYLCPIFAAIILASSVANALGWIAM; encoded by the coding sequence ATGGAAACTCAACACAAGCGCAGTGCGTTTTCCGGCAAACTCGGATTCGTGCTGTCCGCCGCCGGTGCGTCGGTCGGGTTGGGAAACATCTGGCGCTTCCCGTATCTGGCCGCAAAATACGGCGGCGGCATTTTTCTGCTCATCTACATCCTGCTGGCTGTCACCTTTGGCTACACCATGATCATTGCCGAAACGGCGCTGGGCCGGATGACCCGCAAAAGCCCGGTGGGCGCTTACAGCCATTTTGGCAAGGGGAAGGGGCTGGCGTTCGGCGGCTGGATCAACGCCGTCATCCCCATCCTGATCGTTCCCTATTATTCGGTCATCGGCGGATGGGTCATCCACTATCTGGCCCAGTATCTCACCGGCCACGGCAGCGCGCTGGCATCGGACGGGTATTTCTCCGGCTTCATCTCCAACGGTCTGCTGGCCGAGATCGCGTTCCTGCTGTTCACCTTTATCACGCTGGGCATCATCTTTGCGGGTGTGCGCAACGGCGTGGAGCGCGTTTCCAAGGTGATGATGCCGGTGCTGGTGGTGCTCTCGGTGGTCATTGCCGTCTACTCGGTCACACGGCCCGGCGCACTGGCAGGTGTAAAGTATTTTCTGGTGCCCAACCCGGCCAACTTCTCATGGATGACCGTGGTTTCCGCCATGGGGCAGATGTTCTACTCCCTCTCCATTGCCATGGGCATCCTGGTGACCTTTGGTTCCTACATGAAAAAGAACGTGTCCATTGAGCAGTCCACGGAAAATGTGGAGATCTTCGACACCGCCATTGCCATCATGGCGGGCCTGATGATCATTCCCGCCGTGTTCGCTTTTTCGGGCGGCGACCCTGACACCCTGCAGGCGGGCCCGGCCCTGATGTTCATTACCATCCCCAAGGTCTTTGCCAGCATGGGCATGGGCACTGCCGTAGGCGTGCTCTTCTTTGTGCTGGTGCTGTTCGCAGCCCTCACCAGCTCCATTGCCCTGACCGAGAGTGCTGTTTCTACCTTTGAGGACGAGTTGGGCTGGGACCGCACCCGCTCCACCATCCTCATCGGCTGTATTATGATCACACTGGGCAGCCTTTCCGCGCTGGGCTACGGCCCCCTTGCCAGTGTGACCGTGTTCGGGATGCAGTTCCTCGATTTCTTCGACTTCCTGACCAACTCGGTGATGATGCCCATTGCGGCCATTGCCACCTGCCTGCTGGTCTCCCGAATCGTCGGCGTGGAAAAGATCGAGGAAGAGGTCACACGGGAAGGTCAGCCCTTCCGCCGCAAACCGGTGTTCAACTTTATGCTCCGGTATCTCTGCCCCATCTTCGCGGCCATCATCCTGGCCAGCTCGGTCGCCAACGCACTGGGCTGGATCGCAATGTGA
- a CDS encoding putative RNA methyltransferase, with protein sequence MKPEPFAPWQCPLCGEPLTGDTALKCGRNHSFDRAKEGYWHLLPVQSMRTKAPGDSKEMVAARRAFLNAGYYGIFGRALGELCLAYGASAGADAPLHLLDAGCGEGWYDRCIAQAFAQAGQSVQLAGFDIAKPAVRLAAKALPAAKYAVASSFAQPVRTGWADLLLNCFSPFAQEEFRRVLRPGGRIIYVVPGAEHLYQMKAVLYDTPYKNPVQEVAYEGFRPIGEREVSGSITVPAGQLEALFAMTPYYWKTPRDGAARLAALPELTTDIAFRFLVFEKE encoded by the coding sequence ATGAAACCTGAGCCGTTTGCCCCCTGGCAGTGCCCGCTCTGCGGCGAACCCCTGACCGGGGACACTGCCCTGAAATGCGGCAGGAACCACAGCTTTGACCGGGCGAAAGAGGGGTACTGGCACCTGCTGCCGGTGCAGAGTATGCGCACCAAGGCCCCGGGTGACAGCAAAGAGATGGTCGCCGCCCGCCGTGCCTTCCTGAACGCCGGGTATTACGGCATCTTCGGCCGGGCGTTGGGGGAACTGTGCCTTGCGTACGGCGCTTCCGCCGGGGCAGATGCACCGCTCCATCTGCTGGATGCGGGCTGCGGCGAGGGCTGGTACGACCGCTGCATTGCACAGGCCTTTGCACAGGCGGGCCAGTCGGTGCAGCTGGCGGGCTTTGATATCGCAAAGCCTGCGGTGCGTCTGGCCGCAAAGGCACTGCCTGCCGCAAAATACGCGGTGGCATCCAGTTTTGCCCAGCCTGTCCGCACCGGATGGGCCGACCTGCTGCTCAACTGCTTCTCGCCCTTTGCGCAGGAAGAGTTCCGGCGCGTGCTGCGCCCGGGCGGACGGATAATCTATGTTGTGCCCGGTGCAGAGCACCTCTACCAGATGAAGGCTGTCCTCTACGACACGCCCTACAAGAACCCGGTGCAGGAGGTGGCCTATGAGGGCTTCCGCCCCATCGGGGAGCGGGAAGTCTCGGGCAGCATCACGGTGCCTGCCGGGCAGCTGGAGGCGCTGTTCGCCATGACCCCCTATTACTGGAAAACGCCACGGGATGGCGCGGCCCGCCTGGCCGCCCTGCCCGAGCTGACCACGGACATCGCGTTCCGCTTCCTCGTGTTTGAAAAAGAATGA
- a CDS encoding DEAD/DEAH box helicase produces MTFNELNLSAPVLRAVAQAGYESPSPIQAAAIPPVLAGRDLMGCAQTGTGKTAAFALPMLDRLTASAPRKKGAIRALILTPTRELALQIGESFEAYGKYLTLRSTVIFGGVGQAPQVAALKKGVDILIACPGRLNDLVGQGLLDLSNIEIFVLDEADRMLDMGFVHDVKKVIAKLPRQRQNLMFSATMPKEIEQLAAGILHDPAFVKVDPVSSTVDRIQQSLYFVEKGNKKFLLPWLIKNLKPEVVNALVFSRTKHGADKIAKDLNKQGIPAAAIHGNKSQTARVTALEDFKAGKTRVLVATDIAARGIDISELSHVFNYDLPEVPETYVHRIGRTARAGADGTAVSFCAPEEKEYLAGIEKLNRRQIPVVSGHPWDGVPAPVKAAPPVRGKKPKAEAEQPEKPVKAEKPAKAEKAAKAEKPAVPKKEKAAAKQPSPKNTEPKEGTSMEENQKRTSGGRSENRRSNNSRTRREGNAPQPANRGSNAQPKFDPHFVSAPEATPLRPVKKAPAAQPAAKQTAPAQNGQRQRGGQPARAEQRTDRNDPRTEQRAERNARNARPAQNSQSQQGSRNAAQSSRPARPAKSEAPRGRSRNAAPARDEDPGLMLISRRPPQQKFTNFEEYMTAHGGATAPIEDHTDET; encoded by the coding sequence ATGACATTTAACGAACTGAATCTTTCCGCGCCTGTGCTGCGTGCTGTGGCACAGGCGGGCTATGAATCCCCCTCGCCCATTCAGGCAGCGGCCATTCCGCCGGTGCTGGCCGGGAGGGACTTGATGGGCTGCGCCCAGACGGGTACCGGCAAGACGGCTGCCTTTGCGCTGCCCATGCTCGACCGCCTGACTGCCAGCGCGCCCCGCAAAAAGGGTGCCATCCGCGCCCTGATCCTGACTCCTACCCGGGAGCTGGCTTTGCAGATCGGCGAGAGCTTTGAAGCCTACGGCAAGTATCTGACCCTGCGCAGCACCGTCATCTTTGGCGGTGTGGGTCAGGCTCCGCAGGTCGCAGCCCTGAAAAAGGGCGTGGACATCCTCATTGCCTGCCCGGGCCGCTTGAACGACCTGGTGGGGCAGGGGCTGCTGGACCTCTCCAACATTGAGATCTTTGTTCTGGACGAAGCCGACCGGATGCTGGATATGGGCTTTGTCCACGACGTGAAAAAGGTGATCGCCAAGCTGCCCAGGCAGCGCCAGAACCTGATGTTCAGCGCCACCATGCCCAAGGAGATCGAGCAGCTGGCCGCAGGCATCCTGCATGATCCGGCCTTTGTCAAGGTGGACCCGGTGTCCAGCACGGTGGACCGCATCCAGCAGAGCCTGTATTTTGTGGAGAAGGGCAACAAGAAGTTCCTGCTGCCCTGGCTCATCAAAAACCTGAAGCCTGAGGTGGTGAACGCGCTGGTGTTCAGCCGCACCAAGCACGGGGCCGATAAGATCGCAAAAGACCTGAACAAGCAGGGCATCCCCGCTGCCGCCATCCACGGCAACAAGAGCCAGACCGCCCGTGTGACGGCGCTGGAGGATTTCAAGGCGGGCAAGACCCGGGTGCTGGTGGCGACCGATATCGCCGCCCGCGGCATTGACATCAGCGAGCTGTCCCATGTGTTCAACTACGACCTGCCCGAGGTGCCCGAGACCTACGTCCACCGCATTGGCCGCACGGCCCGTGCCGGTGCCGACGGCACTGCCGTCAGCTTCTGCGCCCCGGAGGAAAAGGAATATCTGGCCGGGATCGAAAAGCTGAACCGCCGCCAGATCCCGGTTGTCTCCGGCCACCCCTGGGACGGCGTGCCTGCCCCTGTCAAGGCTGCGCCCCCGGTGCGGGGCAAAAAGCCCAAGGCGGAAGCAGAGCAGCCGGAAAAGCCTGTGAAGGCAGAGAAGCCTGCCAAAGCAGAAAAGGCAGCCAAGGCCGAAAAGCCCGCTGTCCCCAAGAAGGAAAAAGCGGCTGCAAAACAGCCCAGCCCCAAGAATACCGAACCGAAAGAAGGAACATCCATGGAGGAAAACCAGAAGCGCACTTCCGGCGGACGCAGTGAGAACCGCCGCTCCAATAACAGCCGCACTCGCCGCGAGGGCAATGCCCCGCAGCCGGCCAACCGCGGCAGCAACGCCCAGCCCAAATTCGACCCCCACTTTGTGAGCGCCCCGGAGGCTACCCCACTGCGCCCGGTCAAAAAGGCTCCGGCTGCGCAGCCTGCCGCAAAGCAGACTGCTCCGGCCCAGAACGGCCAGCGTCAGCGCGGCGGTCAGCCTGCCCGTGCCGAGCAGCGCACCGACCGCAATGATCCGCGCACCGAGCAGCGGGCAGAGCGGAATGCGCGCAATGCCCGCCCGGCCCAGAACAGCCAGAGCCAGCAGGGCAGCCGCAATGCGGCGCAGAGCAGCCGTCCGGCCCGCCCCGCCAAGAGCGAGGCACCCCGCGGCCGCAGCCGGAACGCCGCCCCCGCACGGGACGAGGACCCGGGCCTAATGCTGATCAGCCGCCGCCCGCCCCAGCAGAAGTTCACCAACTTTGAAGAGTATATGACCGCCCACGGCGGTGCCACCGCACCCATTGAGGATCACACCGATGAAACCTGA